One window from the genome of Candidatus Lokiarchaeota archaeon encodes:
- a CDS encoding AAA family ATPase, which produces MTELEEVTGIGSATAKKLQKSFITTAELLAVQNPLELSSKTGIGEGIAHNIVSNARGLVGGYDFISGLEFEEQMKKAHRLRTGLPELDKLLRGGLIESSIVEIFGPARGGKTQWCGHLATRVQLPFEKGGLEGGVLWLDTESSFNPAVIRANASRWGLDPEMALGNIRRAEVVVTGQIESLFETIPKLCAEQNNKLVVVDSLSGLYRVEFSGISTLAVRQAKLNKLLNKMRRAGKATKTIFLYTNQATTAMLPGGGGYTKAVGGHILAHGSDYRFNATAKSDDTRHLKLKDNASVPEFKVALKLGWGGFYSDASAKGDTEPEVLDYMEKAGLNTDIDASGDGEE; this is translated from the coding sequence GTGACTGAATTAGAAGAAGTTACCGGCATTGGTTCTGCGACCGCGAAGAAACTCCAGAAATCATTCATCACAACAGCCGAATTACTTGCTGTCCAAAATCCGCTAGAACTATCCTCGAAAACTGGAATAGGTGAGGGAATAGCACATAATATCGTGAGCAATGCTCGAGGCTTGGTCGGAGGATATGATTTCATATCAGGCCTGGAATTTGAAGAACAGATGAAAAAGGCTCATCGATTACGAACAGGTCTGCCTGAACTTGACAAGCTCCTGAGAGGCGGGTTAATTGAAAGTTCAATCGTCGAGATTTTCGGGCCCGCTCGAGGAGGAAAGACACAATGGTGCGGCCATTTGGCCACTCGGGTTCAGCTTCCGTTCGAGAAAGGTGGACTTGAAGGTGGTGTACTCTGGCTAGATACAGAGTCTTCATTCAATCCCGCAGTTATCAGAGCCAATGCATCGAGATGGGGCCTAGATCCTGAAATGGCACTCGGAAACATAAGACGGGCTGAAGTCGTTGTGACAGGTCAAATAGAATCGCTTTTTGAAACCATTCCCAAACTCTGCGCAGAGCAGAACAACAAACTGGTTGTGGTAGATTCTCTCTCAGGTCTGTATCGGGTGGAGTTCTCTGGTATTAGTACCTTGGCTGTTAGACAGGCCAAGCTCAATAAACTTCTGAATAAGATGAGACGGGCAGGAAAAGCAACCAAGACGATTTTTCTTTACACCAACCAGGCAACAACTGCCATGCTTCCAGGTGGTGGAGGATACACCAAAGCTGTCGGCGGTCATATTCTTGCTCATGGGTCGGATTATCGTTTCAATGCAACTGCCAAGAGTGATGATACAAGACACTTGAAGCTGAAGGATAATGCCTCCGTTCCGGAGTTCAAGGTGGCACTCAAGCTTGGTTGGGGCGGCTTCTATTCGGATGCAAGTGCGAAGGGAGATACTGAACCTGAGGTACTAGACTACATGGAAAAAGCAGGTCTGAACACAGACATAGATGCTAGTGGAGACGGAGAAGAATGA
- a CDS encoding GNAT family N-acetyltransferase: protein MTNPKERYELKITYGLDEKEEEDLLTKLGQYNLEKSNGLSSDPGEPICLALRNEDNQAVGALFGQAIYRSLYIRHLWVNEKHRGHGYGKTLVKEAERIAKENGCISAFTSTYSFQAPQFYHALGYETFGVFDRLPDGIRKLFLGKSL, encoded by the coding sequence ATGACTAATCCAAAGGAACGTTATGAACTTAAGATAACATATGGCCTAGACGAAAAGGAGGAGGAAGATCTACTTACCAAATTAGGTCAGTATAACTTAGAGAAATCCAATGGGCTATCATCGGACCCAGGAGAACCGATATGCTTAGCACTGAGAAATGAGGACAATCAGGCGGTGGGAGCGCTTTTCGGACAAGCAATCTACAGAAGCCTGTACATTCGTCATCTATGGGTTAATGAGAAACACAGAGGACACGGCTATGGCAAAACTCTCGTGAAGGAAGCTGAGAGAATTGCCAAAGAGAATGGATGCATATCTGCATTCACTTCCACTTATTCGTTTCAGGCTCCGCAGTTCTATCATGCTTTAGGGTATGAGACCTTTGGTGTCTTTGATCGTTTACCCGACGGTATCAGAAAGCTATTCCTCGGCAAGTCTCTGTAG
- a CDS encoding DEAD/DEAH box helicase, which produces MTLAQESVMAWLRDAGLEPRELQQKAIDAGLLEGTNMMISSPTGSGKTLIGEMAALRAVSNGQKAIFMVPLRSLALQVGKTIKERYASRGLNVEISTSDFETSGSTLESCDVLVATYERTDSLLRHKAAWLSDIGTVVVDEIQNISDSMRGGRLEGTLMRLRKAFSDVQFVILSATVGQPNILADWLDCKLVQSNHRPVPLVTRVLKTSEPEKTVRDLVMNSIQKSGQVVVFNRTRREAVAAAQRLGPHVQRQLRHSEKESLANEVSSLENWSASLPRDLVSLIHSGLAYHHAGLDFESRHLVERLFKRGILKAISATTTLASGMNLPARTVVLTSIASPADYKEILSANEIHQMLGRAGRPGYDKEGFGIIITRSEGERQTALDAYFHRIQDPENDEHERMPRFNPVRSSLSTNLAEQVLVAIDFLGGAAVSDLENTFFAQSYLVHNHVRNPKSPVRPLVLSELTAQAAIEKHAMSETVHAAMQGVLASTEIREESEQTLGGLIQPRSGGGYTCRFSIRPQKSGVMEGPMCSCGRPISDEGILCPHLVALGITASKLAQSKADFIIPLALGETSPVATLSKLGLIEAGSDNRLKLTALGSVVCKLYLRIPTVRELLALLPTVETSQEMLDLLGHIIMLESGRNLGESASRVAAELILTSDTCETISARNDIDVGDVRLVLEMLDWVLISISTIAEISNLKTVGNGIHRMLNELHSNRYEGEKNVNKQ; this is translated from the coding sequence ATGACCCTTGCGCAAGAATCGGTAATGGCTTGGCTTCGTGATGCGGGATTAGAACCCAGAGAGCTACAACAGAAGGCCATAGACGCAGGATTGCTTGAAGGAACGAATATGATGATTAGCAGTCCGACAGGATCAGGCAAGACCCTCATTGGTGAGATGGCCGCTCTTCGGGCTGTATCTAATGGACAGAAAGCTATTTTCATGGTACCTCTCCGGTCGCTTGCACTACAAGTTGGAAAAACAATCAAGGAACGTTACGCTAGTCGAGGTTTGAATGTAGAGATAAGCACCTCCGATTTCGAAACAAGTGGTAGTACACTGGAGTCCTGTGATGTTCTTGTTGCAACATACGAACGAACCGATTCATTACTTCGACACAAAGCTGCATGGTTATCAGATATCGGCACCGTGGTTGTTGATGAGATTCAGAATATCTCAGATTCAATGCGAGGGGGTCGGCTTGAAGGTACACTCATGCGATTGCGAAAGGCATTCTCTGATGTTCAGTTCGTTATTCTTAGTGCCACAGTTGGTCAACCCAACATACTAGCTGATTGGTTGGACTGTAAACTCGTGCAGTCCAATCATCGACCTGTTCCCTTGGTAACTAGAGTCCTGAAAACTAGTGAACCAGAAAAAACCGTTCGAGACCTTGTGATGAATAGTATCCAAAAAAGCGGTCAAGTTGTGGTTTTCAACAGAACTAGACGAGAGGCTGTAGCAGCAGCTCAGCGACTCGGACCACACGTACAGAGACAACTGCGTCATTCAGAAAAAGAAAGTCTTGCCAATGAAGTAAGTTCTCTTGAAAATTGGAGTGCCTCTTTGCCTAGGGATTTGGTCTCTCTTATTCACAGCGGACTAGCATATCACCATGCCGGCTTAGATTTTGAGTCTCGGCATCTTGTTGAACGGCTATTCAAACGAGGTATTCTGAAGGCGATTTCAGCAACAACAACTCTTGCTTCAGGTATGAATCTGCCGGCTCGAACTGTCGTTCTTACATCAATTGCCTCTCCTGCTGATTACAAAGAAATCCTTTCCGCAAACGAAATTCATCAGATGCTCGGAAGAGCTGGTCGCCCAGGCTATGACAAAGAGGGGTTCGGTATCATAATAACTCGAAGTGAAGGTGAAAGACAAACCGCTCTTGATGCCTATTTTCATCGTATTCAAGATCCTGAGAATGACGAGCACGAAAGAATGCCGAGATTCAACCCCGTTCGCAGCAGCCTTTCTACTAATCTAGCAGAACAAGTGCTTGTAGCTATCGATTTCCTTGGAGGTGCTGCAGTTTCGGATCTCGAAAATACATTCTTTGCTCAATCATATCTTGTTCACAATCACGTAAGGAATCCAAAATCTCCGGTCCGACCTCTGGTTCTATCCGAGCTAACAGCACAAGCTGCTATTGAAAAACACGCTATGTCTGAGACCGTTCATGCGGCAATGCAAGGTGTTCTTGCCAGCACCGAAATACGGGAAGAATCTGAACAGACACTAGGCGGCCTAATCCAACCCCGTAGTGGCGGTGGATACACATGTCGATTCTCTATCAGGCCGCAGAAAAGTGGAGTTATGGAGGGACCCATGTGCTCCTGTGGAAGGCCTATTTCAGATGAAGGCATACTCTGCCCCCATCTTGTTGCTTTGGGGATTACAGCCTCAAAATTGGCGCAATCGAAAGCTGATTTCATTATCCCTCTCGCATTGGGAGAGACGAGTCCGGTGGCGACTCTCAGCAAGCTTGGTCTTATTGAAGCTGGCTCTGATAACCGACTCAAGCTAACAGCTCTTGGGAGCGTTGTCTGCAAGCTGTATCTTCGTATACCTACTGTTAGAGAACTCCTTGCTTTGCTTCCAACGGTTGAAACATCGCAGGAGATGCTAGACCTACTGGGTCATATCATCATGCTAGAAAGTGGGAGAAACTTAGGTGAGTCGGCATCCCGGGTTGCAGCTGAACTGATCTTAACTTCTGATACATGTGAAACCATCTCAGCAAGGAATGATATTGACGTAGGCGATGTTAGACTCGTTCTGGAAATGCTTGATTGGGTCCTTATCTCTATTTCAACCATTGCTGAGATTTCCAATCTGAAGACTGTAGGAAATGGGATTCACAGAATGCTCAATGAATTACACTCGAATCGTTATGAGGGTGAAAAAAATGTCAACAAGCAGTGA